A single genomic interval of Calypte anna isolate BGI_N300 chromosome 3, bCalAnn1_v1.p, whole genome shotgun sequence harbors:
- the HTR1B gene encoding 5-hydroxytryptamine receptor 1B, giving the protein MEVVDPCQAPLLPANDSYHGRNCSAEEGIYQDATPLPWKIVLTIVLALVTLATVLSNAFVIATVYQTRKLHTPANYLIASLAVTDLLVSILVMPISTMYTVTGKWTLGQIVCDIWLSSDITCCTASILHLCVIALDRYWAITDAVEYSTKRTPKRAAGMIALVWVFSICISIPPLFWRQAKAEKVSNCVVNTDHVLYTVYSTVGAFYFPTLLLIALYGRIYVEARSRILKQTPKKAGKRLTRAQLITDSPGSSSSVTSINSKAPEGSSETSSPVYMNQVKVKVSDALLEKKKLTAARERKATKTLGIILGAFIVCWLPFFIISLVMPICKDACWFHMAIFDFFTWLGYLNSLINPVIYTMSNEDFKQAFHKLIRFRCTS; this is encoded by the coding sequence ATGGAGGTTGTCGACCCCTGCCAGGCGCCGCTGCTCCCCGCCAACGACTCTTACCACGGCCGAAACTGCAGCGCCGAGGAAGGGATCTACCAAGAtgccacccccctgccctggAAGATCGTGCTCACCATTGTCCTGGCGCTAGTGACCCTGGCCACGGTGCTCTCCAACGCCTTTGTCATCGCCACGGTCTACCAGACGAGGAAACTCCACACGCCGGCCAACTATCTGATCGCCTCGCTGGCCGTCACTGACCTCCTCGTCTCCATCCTCGTCATGCCCATCAGCACCATGTACACTGTGACAGGCAAGTGGACGCTGGGCCAGATCGTCTGCGATATCTGGCTGTCCTCGGACATCACCTGTTGCACGGCGTCGATCCTGCACCTCTGTGTCATCGCCCTGGACCGCTACTGGGCGATCACCGACGCCGTCGAGTACTCCACGAAACGGACTCCCAAGCGGGCAGCAGGCATGATCGCTCTGGTGTGGGTCTTCTCTATCTGCATCTCCATACCCCCTTTGTTTTGGCGGCAGGCGAAGGCCGAGAAAGTCTCTAACTGTGTGGTGAACACGGACCACGTCCTCTACACCGTCTACTCTACGGTGGGAGCCTTCTACTTCCCCACTTTGCTGCTGATAGCCCTCTACGGGAGGATCTACGTGGAAGCCAGATCGCGGATTTTGAAGCAGACGCCAAAGAAAGCCGGTAAAAGACTAACGCGGGCTCAGTTAATCACAGACTCCCCGGGGTCGTCCTCCTCCGTCACGTCCATAAACTCCAAGGCTCCCGAGGGATCCAGCGAAACGAGCTCTCCCGTGTACATGAACCAGGTGAAGGTGAAGGTCTCGGATgccctgctggaaaaaaagaagctcaCGGCCGCCAGAGAGCGGAAAGCTACAAAGACTTTAGGGATTATTTTAGGAGCCTTCATCGTCTGTTGGCTGCCCTTTTTCATCATCAGCTTGGTGATGCCTATTTGCAAGGACGCTTGCTGGTTCCACATGGCCATCTTTGACTTTTTCACGTGGCTTGGATATCTCAACTCCCTCATCAACCCCGTCATCTATACTATGTCTAACGAAGACTTCAAACAAGCTTTCCACAAACTCATACGTTTCCGATGCACAAGCTGA